A window of the Ostrea edulis chromosome 1, xbOstEdul1.1, whole genome shotgun sequence genome harbors these coding sequences:
- the LOC130051186 gene encoding tripartite motif-containing protein 2-like codes for MHPRRSAQEVLLCDLCETVPLQSHCELCNINLCVNCAGKHVSDSSKRHKVVPFLHRKSTPNYPKCPKHADKQCEMYCEKCDIPVCITCITSGKHKGHDISDVLEKLSAKAESLQKDLEELESRIYPRYEEMASDVQTEKSELETKYGKLTTAADQQGEALHREVTAIVNQRKSDIQEMKNKHLSTLNKNTEEITQKMAELKQIISDLKSILKSNDVSLTSTYKSRNGEFRQLPPKVRVTLPSLSPQKINTEKLREMFGSLSPLSINTEHGDTMKSAEAVSSPPVKPMKSAEAVSSPPVKPLLDEPRITDTIDTGYRHRLYSVSCLSEDQVWTCGDNETMNLLNLQSKLLTSIKTKSGDTPTDIAVTRDGDLVYTDSNNINLIKNKQIQTVITLQGWRPLNVCNTSSDDLLVTMISDDREQSKVVRYSGSTEKQSIQFDDQGRPLYSSGGLYKYLSENRNLDICVADWSVSAVVVVNQSGKLRFRYTGHPSNTEQSFDPRGITTDSQSHILTADYNNHRIHILDQDGQFLRYIHCDLDTPWGLCVDIRDNLFVAERFTAKVKKIQYL; via the coding sequence ATgcatccccggcgcagtgctcaggaagtcctactgtgtgacctctgtgaaactgtccccctacagagtcactgtgaactttgtaatataaatctatGTGTTAACTGTGCAGGAAAGCATGTCTCAGACTCGTCTAAACGACACAAAGTCGTGCCCTTTTTACACAGAAAGTCTACTCCTAACTACCCGAAATGTCCGAAACACGCCGACAAACAATGTGAAATGTACTGTGAAAAATGCGACATTCCTGTCTGTATTACCTGCATCACTTCAGGTAAACATAAAGGTCACGATATATCAGATGTTCTGGAAAAACTCAGCGCTAAAgcagaaagtttacaaaaagatttagAGGAACTAGAGAGCAGAATTTATCCccgatatgaagaaatggcgtcCGATGTCCAAACTGAGAAATCCGAGTTAGAAACGAAATACGGGAAATTGACAACAGCTGCCGATCAACAAGGAGAAGCCTTACACCGGGAGgtcaccgccattgtcaaccagcgGAAATCCGACATCcaggagatgaaaaacaaacacctatctaccctgaataaaaatacagaagaaatcacacagaaaatggcggaactcaaacaaatcatttccgacttgaaatcaatcctaaaatcaaatgacgtctctCTAACGTCAACGTACAAATCTAGGAATGGCGAGTTCCGACAATTACCTCCTAAAGTCCGAGTCACATTACCGAGTTTATCTCCTCAGAAAATTAACACAGAAAAGCTCcgtgaaatgtttggttctctgtcgccattatccattaacacagaacatggcgacacaatgaagtcagcagaagctgtatcgtctcctccagtcaaaccaatgaagtcagcagaagctgtatcgtctcctccagtcaaaccactgcttgatgaaccGCGAATCACCgacaccatagacactgggtatagaCACAGActatacagtgttagctgtctgagtgaagatcaagtctggacatgcgGGGATAACGAAACCATGAATCtcctcaacctccagagtaaactactgacatcaataaaaACCAAGTCAGGGGACACACCAAcagacatagcagtgacacgggacggagatcttgtttatactgataGTAACAATATAAACctaattaagaataaacagatacagaccgtgatcacactacaggggtggagacctcTCAATGTCTGCAATACTTCGTCTgatgatctcctggttaccatgatcagtgatgatagagaacaatccaaagtcgtgcgttactccggctccacagagaaacaaagcattcagtttgatgatcagggtcgtcctctctactcaTCTGGTGGTTTATAtaaatacctcagtgagaacaggaacctggatatctgtgtggctgactggTCAGttagtgcagtagtggtggtcaatcagtcaggaaaactccgatttagatacactggtcatccctctaataccgagCAATCATTTGATCCAcgcggcatcactacagacagccagagtcacatcctgacagcagactataacaatcaccgtatccacatcctagatcaggacggacagttcctccgttacattcactgtgatttagaCACTCCatggggtttatgtgtggacatcagagacaacctctttgtggctgagcggttcactgctaaagtgaagaaaatccaatatctataa
- the LOC125665506 gene encoding uncharacterized protein LOC125665506 isoform X2 gives MMVSFVFCLWVLLTVAIAVVWSVCLSQPAWVLHPNNLHSFGLQKYCVVDIRGSVDDLVKPIEKTCFPYGKALRMGDLPSEYWRASFLLLSSGTFLLIVSVTIGVLSVFMQEKWDGYVSMMTKCVQTIAVCLMCVIFSSSGSCFRSSDIPPRIWESFLSVLLWCGGGAIQYGPLQYGVDIYAGNNGRVSICFLSNLVEF, from the exons ATGATGGTATCTTTTGTGTTTTGTCTGTGGGTGCTCCTGACCGTCGCCATTGCTGTCGTTTGGTCCGTGTGTCTGTCACAGCCGGCCTGGGTCTTACACCCGAACAACCTTCACTCCTTCGGACTACAGAAGTACTGTGTAGTGGACATTCGTGGGAGCGTGGATGACTTGGTCAAACCCATAGAGAAAACCTGTTTTCCTTACGGAAAAGCGTTACGGATGGGTGACCTTCCGTCCGAGTATTGGCGGGCCAGTTTTCTACTGCTCTCCAGCGGGACGTTTTTGCTTATTGTAAGCGTGACGATTGGGGTACTGTCGGTGTTCATGCAAGAAAAATGGGATGGATATGTTTCCATGATGACTAAATGTGTCCAAACAATAGCAG TATGTCTGATGTGTGTCATCTTTTCCAGTTCTGGTAGCTGTTTCCGCTCTTCTGACATACCCCCTAGGATTTGGGAGTCCTTTCTTTCGGTACTACTGTGGTGCGGAGGCGGGGCCATACAATACGGGCCACTGCagtatggggtggacatatatGCTGGCAATAATGGGCGCGTCTCTATCTGTTTTCTGTCCAATCTTGTGGAATTTTAG
- the LOC125665506 gene encoding LHFPL tetraspan subfamily member 7 protein-like isoform X1: MMVSFVFCLWVLLTVAIAVVWSVCLSQPAWVLHPNNLHSFGLQKYCVVDIRGSVDDLVKPIEKTCFPYGKALRMGDLPSEYWRASFLLLSSGTFLLIVSVTIGVLSVFMQEKWDGYVSMMTKCVQTIAVLVAVSALLTYPLGFGSPFFRYYCGAEAGPYNTGHCSMGWTYMLAIMGASLSVFCPILWNFRRIKHYDIIDEIFV, encoded by the exons ATGATGGTATCTTTTGTGTTTTGTCTGTGGGTGCTCCTGACCGTCGCCATTGCTGTCGTTTGGTCCGTGTGTCTGTCACAGCCGGCCTGGGTCTTACACCCGAACAACCTTCACTCCTTCGGACTACAGAAGTACTGTGTAGTGGACATTCGTGGGAGCGTGGATGACTTGGTCAAACCCATAGAGAAAACCTGTTTTCCTTACGGAAAAGCGTTACGGATGGGTGACCTTCCGTCCGAGTATTGGCGGGCCAGTTTTCTACTGCTCTCCAGCGGGACGTTTTTGCTTATTGTAAGCGTGACGATTGGGGTACTGTCGGTGTTCATGCAAGAAAAATGGGATGGATATGTTTCCATGATGACTAAATGTGTCCAAACAATAGCAG TTCTGGTAGCTGTTTCCGCTCTTCTGACATACCCCCTAGGATTTGGGAGTCCTTTCTTTCGGTACTACTGTGGTGCGGAGGCGGGGCCATACAATACGGGCCACTGCagtatggggtggacatatatGCTGGCAATAATGGGCGCGTCTCTATCTGTTTTCTGTCCAATCTTGTGGAATTTTAGGCGGATTAAACATTACGACATCATAGACGAAATATTCGTTTAA